Genomic window (Lycium barbarum isolate Lr01 chromosome 2, ASM1917538v2, whole genome shotgun sequence):
GTGAATCTGACTGTGTCCTTTGCCATATCCTCGAATACAGCTGCTTCTCTTTTCAGTCTTCCACCTCTTTTGTCACGTATTGCACCTCTAACCCCTCTCTGCATAATTTAGATTATAAACCATAGCCAAAAAAAGGGTTGTAAAAAAATTTCAATCTCTGAACATTTCTCCCATTTGAATTGAAAGAAGATGAAAATACATCAGTTCTTAGTtgttatttttattattcttcTTTTGTATTTATCTTCTTTAACAACTGCTTCTTCTCATCTACATTCCCACTCCACTGGTAATTTATCTCTTCCTTCAGATGCTTCAGCATTGTTAGCATTCAAACACAAAGCTGACTTAGGTAACAAACTTGAGTTTTCTGCTAATACAAGTTTCAGATTCTGCAAATGGAAAGGGGTACAATGCTCAGAAAAGAAAGTGGTTCGTGTTATTATTGAAGGTTTAAGCTTAGGTGGTACATTTCCTAGTAACACATTGTCAAATCTTGATCAATTAAGAGTATTAAGTCTTCAAAACAACTCACTTACTGGTCCTATTCCTGATCTTTCTTCACTTAGTAATCTCAAAGTCCTTTTCCTTGACCATAACTTATTCACTGGTTCAATACCAGTTTCCATTTTTACCCTTCATAGACTCAAAACCCTTGATCTTTCTTATAATAACCTCACCGGTTCAATACCCGTTTCAATTAACAGTTTGAACCGGTTGTACTATCTTCGGCTTGACTCGAACCGGTTAAACGGTTCAGTCCCACCGTTAAATCAATCTTCCCTTCATGTCTTCAATATTTCCAGAAATGCCCTCTCTGGTCCTATCCCGGTCACTAAAACGCTATCTAGGTTTAAAACAACGTCGTTTTTGGACAATAAAGGACTTTGTGGTGAACTCGTACACAAAGAATGCCGTCCAATACAACCTTTTTTCAACCCATCCACTGCTGATGTCCCCAAAAAGACACCACCACCATCAAGCCAAATCGAAGAGTTACGAAGTGGGGCTCCATTGGATCGTAAAGAAAATAAAATCCATAAAAGATCTTTACTCATTATTGGTGTTTCGACAGCTTGTTTAGTCCTTTTGTGTTCGTTAATATTATTAGTATTAGTTACTAGAAAGCACAAGAACTCGAAGAAGTTGGGTAAAACAAAGAAAGGTATATTTGATCCAAGTGTTACTGGGAATGCAGAAGCAATAATAAGGATTGAAGAAGATAACAATGAGCTAGAAGAGAAGGTAAAAAGAGTACAAGAAGGAATGCAACAAGTGATATGTAAAAGTGGGAGTTTAGTATTCTGTGCAGGTGAGGTGCAGGTGTATTCGCTGGAGATGCTGATGAGAGCTTCTGCTGAGCTTTTAGGTAGAGGGACAATGGGGATCACTTATAAAGCAGTGCTTGATAACCGTTTGATTGTTTGTGTGAAGAGATTGGATGGTGGGAGATTGGCTGGTACAAGTCAAGAAGAGTTTGAGCAGCATATGGAATCAGTAGGTGGGCTTAGACACCCGAATTTGGTTCCGATGAAGGCTTATTTTCAGGCTAGACAAGAAAGGCTTTTGGTTTATGATTATCAGCCCAATGGCAGCCTGTTTTCTCTTATTCATGGTACGTTCCTTGAGCCGATTTGGATTAGCCGGAAAAAAGTGGCTTTTAAACATAagtgttaaaattattttataaataaacagtTACGTGTTTGAATAAAAGTGATTAAAGTGTTTTCAGAAGTAAGAGACTAGTATTAAAATTAACAGAAAATCTAAGGGATAAAAAGGATAATATTGTTGGTCaaatcaaaatgatttttaagcaaaaaaataaaatattagggTTGAgcttggcttattttaagcattttttaacttaatttaagctgttttttatttttgtcaaatacttaaataaattaaaaatgacttataagctagtttgaccaacttataagctaatccaaacgggctacTTCTCCATTTGTTCTCTAAAAATATTAAAAACACAAAAGAGAAAATCTTACATTAATCTATGAAACTACAAGTTGTAATAACATTCATAAATCATTGAAAAATAATGACAAAGTTGGCCTTTTAATGAATTATTACTTTGTTCAGGTTAGTAGGAGTATTTTATATGATAGTGTTTGATGCTTAAGTTGTAAATTTTACGTAATTATTATTTGGTTGTTTGTAAGTAAATAATAGAGCAGTAGTTGAAACATTAAGTAATGTAATTAGTTTGATTGAAAAAAAAGTTAACACCAAAATGAAATGTAAAGATTTACATCAAAGTTAAAATGATACTCCCTATTAGTAtggttatccaaaaaaaaaaaaaaaagatgatacTTCATTATTAGTACTCATGATATCAAACAACCCTCCTATCAAAACTGCATGCCCCATTGATGAAAGCTTTGTTCCGAAGGATTCCTTGTTTATTTGTCATAGCCCTATCCGAAAAATGTAATTAAAGAGAtgggttaattatactttatgagtaaataaatataatattttaaatgtgCTGTTCAATCAAAGAGGGTCCTTACCCCTATATATGCAGTTCCTCAACCCCAAGGTTTTCACAAACACAGAGAATCTTGCAGCTGATCCTGACGACATTGGAAACAGATTCCTGTCTTTGTAATATacttttatgtttgtttaatGTCCTAATAATAGTTTAGTATCATTCAAGTTTATTAAGaatgttactttaattttatttcaCGTGTGGTTGCGTAACGTGAGGTTAATAGGAGTATGGGTGTTAGCATTTTAGTACCGCCGTCGTATATTTAATTCAAAGGCTTATTCGTTGTTGAATTTAGTTGGATTTATCGAACTTGGTCAATCCGACGTGGCATCTGTAACGTATTTGACCGGTCAACGTGCCACGTGTACAGGTTCCAAGTCATCAAGAGCAAAGCCACTTCACTGGACTTCATGCTTGAAAATAGCAGAGGATGTAGCTCAAGGACTTTCCTACATCCACCAAGCATGGAGGCTTGTCCATGGCAATCTCAAGTCTTCCAACGTCCTCCTTGGGTCGGACTTCGAGGCATGCATAGCCGATTATTGTCTCTCCGTGCTCGCTGTCCCCACGGACGACGAGGACCCCGATTCTACAGCCTACAAGGCTCCAGAAATCCGGAAACTGAATCACAACAACCACCACTACCGCCAAGCCAGTGCTAAATCCGATGTGTACTCATTTGGCGTTCTTTTACTCGAGCTTCTAACGGGGAAGCATCCTTCGGAACATCCATATTTAATGCCAGATGATATGATCCATTGGGTGAAGTCTACTAGAGAGGATCATGATGGTATTGTTGGAGAAGATACTAAGTTGGAGATGCTTCTTGAGGTGGCTATGACTTGTAGAGTGAGCTCACCGGAGCAAAGACCAACAATGTGGCAAGTGTTGAAGATGATACAAGAGATTAAAGAAGCTGTCACTATGGAAGATAGTCATGAAATAGACCTCCTCACTGGCACCTCTTAATTAGTTCTTAGTTAAATCTTAGTTATAAAATTAAATCTGTATTATATTCACTACAGACCGTTCATTATCAGTAATTGCAAAAGAAACGATCAAAAGGGTAAAGACTATACTTTTGTTAGCATGTTGATAAGTAGTAGCAGGTTTTATCTAGTGTACTTTCTTCTTATTTCACCTTATTGGGCATCCCCAATTTCTTTGTCAACAGTCGATGGTATTGAAGTTGaattatttttttctataataTATACAATGACTATGCCTCAGTTTCAAGTAAATTGTATTGGCGGTATGAATCTCCATTTCTTCACTTGAGCTCAATTCATATATCTATATTATAAGGATTCATTGATTTGACAAGTTCAGGCTATTGCAATCCTCCTCCTTATTAGGAATGGGGATCCGCAATGTGAGCAAGTTTACATAGGCAGAGCTTTTCTCTATAATATACTagtatgagcctgtttggatgggcttatgcctataagttgtttactgcaaacagcttataagctaaaaaaaataagttggggtagtctaacttattttttttagcttataagttgttttcagcttataagctgctttagataagctaagtcaaatgggctcaattatttttttgagtttattttaagcacaaaatgactttaagttgaccAGTCAAATacttaaaaaagctgaaaatagcttataaacaacttataagccaatccaaacgggctcatatatATCTTTTTAAATTCTTTAAGATGTTAAAAGTTGAACCTTGGTAGACAGTAAAGTAATGCAATATCTCATATGAATCAAGTCAAGTTCATGAAATGATACAACTTGGCATCTGGTTGGTGACGTTGTTAGCTAGCTAGCTACTTCTTGTTCAATACTTGAATGTTGAATTTCCTTTTTACAGTTGAAGGTTGAATTCATAAAAATGGAGTGGTTGTTATTGTTGGAGGCCGTACACATTCTTCACATTGCCCATATAATTTTGTGGCTTTGATAGAGGTGAGTAGGTGTTAACACAGTTAAAGAGGTAAGGTAAACCACAATTGTGTTAGCTGGACAAATTAATATAGCATTGACAACCTGGTCTACACAGTATAATTTATTACTCCAGTCGAATTTGAGCGTCCACTTAACTATCCTTCTacccccttctttttttttttttttgggttcctATGATGGAAAATAGAACTAATGAAATCATTTTAAACTGTTATGTAATCATAGCCTGCAGATTGTTGCTATGCATTGCTGGATGCTTTTATTTCGTATTGAACCATTTCCTCCTTATAAATATAAGGCTGAATTTAGATTTGGcaatttcttgttctttattgCCAATAATATATAGTATTACTTCATGGCTTATGCTTCTCCAATTAACGTAACAATTGAAAGAAAAGAAACCCATGCACTTGAAAATGGTCCCTTTCCCCGCACCTTTACTTTTTTACACAAAATTACTAACTATTCCATGACGTGCTTGTAAATTCTTTGCTTACCTTGAATAGATTTTGATGTATGCCTGCAAGGAAACAACAGTAATTCCTTCTCTGTAAAAAAACAGAAAAGAAATAATCATGGACCACACACACAGATAAAACCATTTAACAAACCTTGCCGGACCACAGTCCACAAATATACCAGATAAAAACCATTTCCAAACCTTGCCGAACTACCCATTCATCTGCTAAAAGCTGGAAACAAGGCCCTTTGACTACTCATCATTGTTAATTTCTAAATATCGTGTGTCCAGGGGTGGATTTAAAGGGGCCCGAGGGTGTTCACGAACACCCTCGGTaaaaaattatagtgtatatatagggtagattttctgtgtttatgtagatatattaacttttgaacaccctgaacaaatgcaaaaggttaACTCAAGCGGTTCAGGGTGTTCAAGATTATCTCTAGCGTCCTAGGTTTGATTCCCattgacaacattattttttatatttagcttttattGTTTTTTCCGAaccccctgaatgaaaatcctgaatccgccattGCGTGTGTCAACAAAATGTAAATATAATCTGATCGGTCCTTGTCCCTACAGGATATCGTTTGGAAACCAAAAAATCATAATTCAAACAGTAGCGTCACGAGTTCAAGTCTAGCAACCTGctgaaacttttaaaaagtgttaaAGCAATTATACTACCCTAACGTTGTCTAGAAGGGTAATTACCCCAGGAGGAATGGAATCTAAGAGGAATTCGCGTAAATCAGCCCGCACAAATAGATTAATGGGTCATTGGACAGTGGGCCAATGTATTAAGAGCCCATTCATTAAAGGCCCAATAAGACAACAATCAAGCAAGGGGACGATGAAAGAAAGAGCCGAAGAGGAAAGATGAATGTCTCAGGGCAATCAAATAATATTCCAGAAATCTCTAGAAACCCCTCCAATTGTCTCTTATCTTCATAAAACACCTCCAAATCAAATACTCTTAACCCTTAGAGTATAACAAAGAGTCATAAATACGTAAAGTAGAGATCGTCGCAAGTGCAACTGAAATGCAATGGACAGTACAGATGCTGACATGATGGAGGAGGAGTCCACGGCGGCTCCGCCGCCGACGCCGCCGCCATTAATGCATTCAACTACAGACCAGGACGGCGTCGTTGGAGGGATGCTTACCATGGCACGTCAGCTTATCCATCAAGGAAAACCTTCTCAAGCTCTTCAAGCGGTAATTATCtcatttcttttttacttttgagTTATTCGTTTAACTGAACATCAATGCTATATCTTACTAGTTTACCTATTAACTGAGCTGTGAGCTTTTATGTAAATGTTAGCGTTTTTTTGTGGTTGTTGAGCTTAAATCGATGCATATAAGCTTCTTTTTTCTTAACATCTTTTCTTTTGTGCTTTCATTTCATCAAGGAAGTGGAGAAATGTGTGAATAACACTAGGATCAAAATCGCCTGTTTCGTTTCGATTTTTCAGCAGTTTTAGTTTCACTTTTTATGCTTAATTTCATGATCATAATCACTATTGGGTTATTttgacagaaaaaaaaaatacttaaccAACTAACATTATAATGTAGTTGATAAATCTTACTTTATAATGAAGCTGAGTTAGTTCTGATCAGTCCTTTAATACTCACCAATCTAAATATTCTCAGACACTTGTTTAATTTCAACCAGACTGACGATAAGTACGCTATTTACTTGGATTTAACTAGAAATTCATTTTCAAGGTACTATTTGAAAAGTCACCCCTGATCAAGGGTTTGGAATAGGGGTTATATGATTTGTTTTGGGAAGAGTGCGCTCCTTTCATTATTGTAACTTGCTTTGCCATTCTATATGTTTTATGTACTTAATATATATAACACTGCGCGTTGTGTTGATGCTAGTGTATGCATAGGACAATATCAAACAATTCTTATCCTTGTGTTTTATAGATGTCTTGCGTGCGTAATTGCATGGCTTTAAGTTTGCGTGTATGTTGGTTACATTCTAATTCTACACTACACATTGTAACATTTATATACCTCATTGGCAATGGCATAATAAAGTTGTGATTGCAAGAGTATATTGAAGTATGTCAGAAACAGATTTATACTTACCTGTCATGAAATGTAAGATACGCTATCCTGTGATTATTGTCAGTGAAGACTCACGTGTTGCAAGAGTATTTTGAAGTATGTCAGAAAGAGATTTACACCTACCTGTCATGAAATGTAAGATACGCTATCCTGTAATTATTGTCAGTGAAGACTCACTAAGAGTATCTATAGTCTATAGATCGTTAGATGTGTTAGACCCTTGATGGATAAGTTTCTCTGAGTTTAGCTGATTGAATTGGCACAATGGTGAAGGTGATAAACATACACCAATAC
Coding sequences:
- the LOC132627831 gene encoding probable inactive receptor kinase At5g67200, which codes for MKIHQFLVVIFIILLLYLSSLTTASSHLHSHSTGNLSLPSDASALLAFKHKADLGNKLEFSANTSFRFCKWKGVQCSEKKVVRVIIEGLSLGGTFPSNTLSNLDQLRVLSLQNNSLTGPIPDLSSLSNLKVLFLDHNLFTGSIPVSIFTLHRLKTLDLSYNNLTGSIPVSINSLNRLYYLRLDSNRLNGSVPPLNQSSLHVFNISRNALSGPIPVTKTLSRFKTTSFLDNKGLCGELVHKECRPIQPFFNPSTADVPKKTPPPSSQIEELRSGAPLDRKENKIHKRSLLIIGVSTACLVLLCSLILLVLVTRKHKNSKKLGKTKKGIFDPSVTGNAEAIIRIEEDNNELEEKVKRVQEGMQQVICKSGSLVFCAGEVQVYSLEMLMRASAELLGRGTMGITYKAVLDNRLIVCVKRLDGGRLAGTSQEEFEQHMESVGGLRHPNLVPMKAYFQARQERLLVYDYQPNGSLFSLIHGSKSSRAKPLHWTSCLKIAEDVAQGLSYIHQAWRLVHGNLKSSNVLLGSDFEACIADYCLSVLAVPTDDEDPDSTAYKAPEIRKLNHNNHHYRQASAKSDVYSFGVLLLELLTGKHPSEHPYLMPDDMIHWVKSTREDHDGIVGEDTKLEMLLEVAMTCRVSSPEQRPTMWQVLKMIQEIKEAVTMEDSHEIDLLTGTS